A window from Candidatus Gracilibacteria bacterium encodes these proteins:
- the dnaA gene encoding chromosomal replication initiator protein DnaA: protein MSAVLPGQDLWLQILEKVEVELKRPHFLTWFQNTALLSFHDGLLVVGVPNIFAKDWLENKVGTQLMEAIKSVHPEVRELMIEVDPHLALPEDSRGVDVNKSFGTKEKKTRKLPGRQEVRLLEGISSKCLNPKYSLHNFVVGPSNRLAHAASLAVGMSPGSIYNPLFVYGGVGLGKTHLLQATGNEILRNDPNKVVVYMTSERFTNEIVEAIGKRNSKDFKDKYRRVDCLIIDDIQFLANKDRTQEEFFHTFNELYDNGKQIIISSDRPPKELDSLQDRLVSRFEMGMIVDVQFPDYETRLAILHAKCRDHEVLIHPEVLEFIAMNVHDSIRELEGVLIQAIAQAELEHSTPTVRSVAKIIKKLGRETSLQSDGVVENTQALHAEDVIDLVGRYFRIPAEELLGDSRKSGVILPRQVVMYLLRHELNLAYEQIGSECGGKNHTTVMHACTKIEKQLKKDKNLLRDINSIKKEMGL from the coding sequence ATGTCTGCTGTTCTTCCCGGGCAAGATCTTTGGCTTCAAATTCTGGAAAAGGTTGAAGTAGAGCTTAAAAGGCCTCATTTCCTCACTTGGTTCCAAAACACCGCGCTGCTGTCTTTTCATGACGGTCTTTTGGTGGTGGGAGTGCCTAATATTTTTGCTAAGGATTGGCTTGAGAACAAAGTGGGCACGCAACTCATGGAAGCGATCAAGTCCGTGCATCCGGAGGTTCGTGAACTCATGATTGAAGTGGATCCGCATTTGGCTTTGCCCGAAGACAGTCGCGGGGTGGATGTGAACAAATCGTTTGGAACGAAAGAAAAGAAAACTCGCAAACTTCCGGGGCGCCAAGAAGTCCGTTTGCTTGAGGGAATTTCGAGCAAATGTCTGAACCCCAAATATTCTTTGCACAACTTTGTCGTTGGTCCCAGTAATCGTTTGGCCCACGCCGCCTCCTTGGCGGTGGGAATGAGCCCAGGGTCCATTTATAATCCTCTCTTCGTCTACGGGGGCGTGGGCCTCGGAAAAACCCATTTACTGCAAGCCACCGGAAATGAAATCTTGCGCAACGATCCCAACAAGGTGGTGGTGTACATGACCAGCGAACGGTTCACCAATGAAATTGTGGAAGCCATCGGAAAGCGCAACTCCAAAGATTTTAAGGATAAATACCGTCGAGTGGACTGTCTCATTATTGATGACATTCAATTCTTGGCCAACAAGGATCGTACGCAGGAAGAGTTTTTTCACACCTTCAATGAACTGTACGACAACGGAAAGCAAATCATCATCAGCTCCGATCGTCCCCCCAAAGAGTTGGACTCTTTGCAAGACCGTTTGGTGAGCCGCTTTGAAATGGGCATGATTGTGGATGTTCAGTTCCCCGATTACGAAACACGGCTTGCCATCCTGCATGCCAAGTGCCGTGACCATGAGGTTTTGATTCATCCCGAAGTCTTGGAGTTCATTGCCATGAATGTGCACGATTCCATTCGTGAGCTCGAAGGCGTGCTCATTCAAGCCATTGCTCAAGCCGAATTGGAACATTCTACTCCCACGGTTCGCAGCGTGGCCAAGATCATTAAAAAACTTGGGCGAGAAACTTCTTTGCAGTCGGACGGCGTGGTAGAAAACACGCAAGCCCTTCATGCGGAAGATGTGATTGATCTTGTGGGCCGCTATTTCCGTATTCCGGCTGAGGAACTTTTAGGGGATTCCAGAAAAAGTGGAGTCATTCTTCCCCGACAAGTGGTGATGTATTTGCTTCGTCACGAACTCAATCTTGCTTATGAACAGATTGGATCGGAGTGTGGAGGTAAAAACCACACCACGGTGATGCATGCGTGCACCAAAATTGAGAAGCAGCTTAAGAAAGATAAAAACTTGCTTCGCGACATCAATTCCATTAAGAAAGAGATGGGACTTTAG
- a CDS encoding FecR domain-containing protein has translation MQTTYYRRYQAPKKKNSSFRSFFWLVLFLVFALLLLRACISVASSMLEEKKDEAVLTLYKGEAEILEWGQQEPKKASDAQLILEGDQVRVGPDSWAILSFYDDTKIFMDANSSLTLSAVQIAEDSEQVLLQLTEGRIWVNHKENEDQILDVRVQTAAMSIQSLQGQYLISHLGEQEALFVEEGPVTVEYLDRSEEDRTIETLVFKGGEMSLLDEDTQIALQARENVNLKEPLREDAFTDSFSLWSRGELVAMEEEPREIAEEEEETSLEEAEIPDEEAVVEPETTTGLKISILSPASGSTIKKDAIAIEGQIVSGTASTVTVTWSGNGAPYTLGSFVAGSSSFRYVADTDYANYSLGSNTYTIVAYDENGQVSNTVTITLNAEF, from the coding sequence ATGCAGACCACTTACTACCGTCGTTACCAGGCTCCTAAGAAAAAAAACAGCAGTTTCCGCTCGTTCTTTTGGCTCGTTTTATTCTTGGTTTTTGCGCTTTTGTTGCTCCGTGCCTGTATCTCTGTTGCCAGCTCCATGCTGGAGGAAAAGAAAGATGAAGCCGTGCTCACGCTCTATAAAGGGGAGGCGGAGATTTTGGAATGGGGCCAACAGGAACCCAAAAAAGCTTCGGATGCACAGCTGATTTTGGAGGGAGATCAAGTGCGGGTTGGGCCCGATTCTTGGGCAATCCTTTCTTTTTACGATGACACTAAGATTTTTATGGACGCCAATAGTTCTTTGACGCTCTCTGCCGTTCAGATTGCCGAAGACAGCGAACAGGTGCTCTTGCAACTTACAGAGGGGCGCATTTGGGTGAATCACAAAGAAAACGAGGATCAAATTCTGGATGTTCGTGTTCAAACGGCAGCCATGAGTATTCAATCTCTGCAGGGACAATATTTGATTTCTCATTTGGGTGAGCAGGAAGCTCTTTTTGTGGAAGAGGGGCCGGTAACCGTGGAATATTTGGATCGCAGTGAAGAAGACCGCACCATTGAAACTTTGGTGTTTAAAGGGGGTGAGATGAGTCTTTTGGATGAAGACACTCAAATTGCACTTCAGGCTCGTGAGAATGTGAATTTAAAAGAACCTCTTCGAGAAGACGCGTTTACGGATTCTTTCTCTTTGTGGAGTCGTGGAGAGCTGGTGGCCATGGAAGAAGAGCCAAGGGAGATTGCGGAAGAGGAAGAAGAAACCTCTCTAGAGGAGGCCGAAATTCCTGACGAAGAGGCTGTGGTCGAACCTGAAACCACGACCGGTCTTAAAATTTCCATCCTTTCCCCGGCCTCCGGTTCCACTATTAAAAAAGATGCCATTGCGATTGAGGGGCAGATTGTGTCCGGAACGGCCAGCACCGTCACCGTGACTTGGTCCGGCAATGGGGCGCCCTACACCTTGGGCAGTTTTGTGGCCGGCAGCAGCAGTTTCCGCTATGTGGCCGACACCGATTATGCCAATTACTCTTTGGGCTCCAACACCTACACCATTGTGGCTTATGATGAAAATGGGCAGGTGAGCAACACGGTTACCATCACTCTCAATGCAGAATTCTAG
- a CDS encoding cyclase family protein, with protein sequence MQNSSPFIDLTRLTTSGMPVYPGDESPELLQTLDFEEYHCVNHSIKSSMHVGTHMDGPMHMVKEGRRLCDIEVERFFGRGLLVDARGKNLLDTDLLPADIHAGDIVLFWTDWGSHFGQPVYFENFPVLTEALAQRLVELKVKMVGLDTPSPDHEPYAVHRILLKEEILIVENLTGLAALDGKSFEVTALPTKYAADSAPARVIARLV encoded by the coding sequence ATGCAGAATTCTAGCCCCTTCATTGACCTCACTCGTTTAACCACTTCGGGGATGCCCGTGTATCCCGGTGATGAATCCCCTGAATTGCTGCAAACGCTGGATTTTGAAGAATATCATTGTGTGAATCACTCCATAAAAAGCAGCATGCATGTGGGCACGCATATGGATGGTCCCATGCACATGGTCAAAGAAGGCCGTCGGCTTTGTGATATTGAAGTCGAGCGGTTCTTTGGGCGAGGTCTTTTGGTGGATGCACGAGGTAAAAATCTTTTGGACACGGATCTGCTCCCTGCGGATATTCATGCGGGCGACATTGTACTTTTTTGGACGGACTGGGGCAGCCACTTTGGCCAGCCGGTTTATTTCGAAAACTTCCCCGTGCTCACAGAGGCACTCGCGCAGCGATTGGTGGAACTCAAAGTTAAAATGGTTGGGCTCGATACTCCAAGTCCTGATCACGAGCCTTATGCCGTTCACCGCATCCTACTTAAGGAGGAGATTTTAATTGTGGAAAATCTCACCGGTTTAGCGGCTTTAGACGGAAAATCCTTTGAAGTGACCGCTCTTCCCACAAAATATGCCGCAGATAGTGCTCCGGCTCGTGTGATCGCTAGGTTAGTCTAA
- the mltG gene encoding endolytic transglycosylase MltG, whose translation MEKRLLQLLFLGLLLVVVWTVWEPFWRRDLNEAADHGNTEKVVFEVEKGSSAKSIAQNLENEDLIVSDKSFVRTVKEEELDGSLRYGRFVLSPGMTLREIITVLTTEGTGELAFTAPEGWTIAEMDAELAEMGLIGAGAFEECAKTCSFDYDFLEEDASLEGYLFPDTYFIDSATFSSENLINMMLQNFDNRLTDEMTAAIEASDRSLSEVVIVASMVEREVRTEEDLPIVAGIIWKRYDNGWYLGIDATLLYIQDDNELTAADLAEDSPYNTRLNTGLTPTAISNPGLASLMATIYPEESEYFYYLTDMDGAVHYATTNEEHEANKAAYLE comes from the coding sequence ATGGAAAAACGCCTTCTACAACTTCTTTTCTTGGGTTTACTCCTGGTGGTCGTATGGACCGTGTGGGAGCCCTTTTGGCGACGGGATTTGAATGAGGCGGCAGACCATGGGAACACGGAAAAAGTAGTTTTTGAGGTAGAAAAAGGGTCCAGTGCCAAAAGCATCGCTCAAAACCTGGAGAATGAAGATCTCATTGTAAGCGACAAGAGTTTTGTACGAACCGTAAAAGAGGAGGAATTGGATGGAAGCCTGCGCTACGGCCGCTTTGTACTGAGCCCCGGCATGACGCTCCGAGAAATCATAACGGTTTTGACCACCGAAGGCACCGGCGAGCTCGCGTTCACCGCTCCCGAAGGCTGGACCATCGCCGAAATGGATGCGGAACTGGCTGAAATGGGACTGATTGGAGCCGGAGCTTTTGAAGAATGTGCCAAAACCTGCTCCTTTGACTATGATTTCCTGGAAGAAGACGCAAGTTTGGAGGGCTACCTCTTCCCCGACACCTATTTTATAGATAGTGCCACATTCAGCAGCGAAAACCTCATCAACATGATGCTGCAGAACTTCGACAACCGATTGACCGACGAGATGACGGCCGCCATCGAAGCCTCGGATCGCAGTTTAAGCGAGGTGGTGATCGTGGCCTCCATGGTGGAACGCGAAGTCCGCACCGAGGAGGATTTGCCCATCGTGGCCGGCATCATTTGGAAACGATACGACAACGGCTGGTATTTGGGTATTGATGCCACACTGCTCTACATTCAAGACGACAACGAGCTCACCGCCGCCGACCTGGCCGAAGACAGTCCCTACAACACCCGTTTAAATACGGGTCTCACCCCCACCGCCATCAGCAACCCGGGTCTCGCCAGCTTGATGGCCACCATTTATCCGGAAGAATCCGAATATTTCTACTACCTCACCGACATGGACGGCGCCGTCCACTACGCCACCACCAACGAAGAACATGAGGCAAACAAGGCAGCGTACTTGGAGTAA
- a CDS encoding YbaB/EbfC family nucleoid-associated protein, with amino-acid sequence MGLFGQAKDLYKLQKQAKKIKEELKNLHIEAEVNGIAVVINGEQEVMEVRIPPEMLTTENRIKLQTDLLAAFNKAIKKSQELAAEKMRGMMGDLGMEMPSMPERSEG; translated from the coding sequence ATGGGACTCTTTGGACAAGCAAAGGATTTATATAAACTGCAAAAACAAGCCAAAAAGATAAAGGAAGAGCTCAAAAACCTTCATATTGAGGCGGAAGTGAACGGAATCGCCGTAGTGATCAACGGAGAACAAGAAGTGATGGAAGTGCGTATCCCTCCTGAAATGCTCACCACCGAGAACCGGATCAAACTGCAAACAGACCTGCTCGCCGCCTTCAACAAGGCCATTAAGAAATCTCAAGAGCTCGCCGCAGAAAAAATGCGCGGCATGATGGGAGATTTGGGCATGGAAATGCCGAGCATGCCGGAGCGCAGCGAAGGCTAA
- a CDS encoding 50S ribosomal protein L25, with the protein MDKVTFPVQTRDTSVKAQTLRKKNLIPAEYYGRGVENMSLQMEYQPFRKLYKKAGSNTVIDLEIEGKGMKNVLIHNVALHPVTGLYTHVEFINVRMDQEVTTTIPVRLEGQAPAVKELAGILIQNLDGIEVTCLPKDLVHEIIVDVSSLVDFNSSITVGDLKIPAGITVLNELEASVAYVTQPQEEEVAATEPVDVSAVEVTTEKKEGEEGAAEEKKEE; encoded by the coding sequence ATGGATAAAGTCACTTTTCCCGTTCAAACTCGAGATACTAGCGTGAAGGCACAGACTCTTCGAAAGAAGAATTTAATTCCTGCCGAATACTACGGTCGTGGAGTTGAAAACATGAGCCTTCAAATGGAATACCAGCCTTTTCGTAAACTTTACAAAAAAGCAGGTTCCAATACCGTGATTGATCTTGAAATTGAAGGGAAGGGAATGAAGAATGTTTTGATCCATAATGTGGCTCTCCACCCTGTTACCGGTCTTTACACTCATGTGGAATTCATCAATGTGCGTATGGATCAAGAAGTAACCACCACGATTCCTGTTCGATTGGAAGGTCAGGCTCCTGCCGTTAAGGAATTGGCGGGTATTTTGATCCAAAACTTGGATGGTATTGAAGTGACTTGTTTGCCTAAAGACTTGGTTCACGAAATTATTGTGGATGTGTCCAGCCTCGTGGACTTCAACAGCTCCATTACCGTTGGAGATCTCAAGATTCCTGCCGGAATCACAGTCCTCAATGAACTTGAAGCATCCGTTGCTTATGTCACTCAACCTCAAGAAGAGGAAGTGGCTGCCACTGAACCTGTTGATGTCTCTGCTGTGGAAGTGACCACAGAGAAGAAGGAGGGTGAGGAAGGTGCTGCGGAAGAGAAGAAAGAAGAATAA